The genomic segment AACCGATTTTTGATCCAATACACTCACATTATGAGATTATTTCTATCATCGAATGGGGAGGTTTTGGTTCCGGCCCAGGGCAATTTATTAACCCGATAGGTATTGCTGTTTTTTGGGATCTTGTGTTTGTAGCAGATGAAGGCAATCGTAGAATTCAGGTATTCAATAACCTCGGTGAATATCTCTACGAATGGGGTGAACACGGCGAAGGGCCGGGGCAATTCACTTCAGTATGGGGAATTGCAGTTTCACCACATGGTAGTTTAAACACATTCGTATATGTAACCGATCCTCTAAGCGGTAGAGTTCTTGTATTTACTCCGGAAGGTGAATTTATAACTCAATTTGGCAGCTGGGGAATCAATCCGGGTGAATTTCGTGATCCATATGGAGTAGCCGTTGATTATGAAGGGTTTATCTACGTTGCTGATACAGCCAATCAGAGAATTCAAAAATTCGCACCAATTTGGTGACTTCTGACGTAAATTTTTAAAAGTGACTCGTTCATGATATACTTTCTAAAATATCTCAAGGGGTGAGATGATGAAAAAGCTTTCTTATAACGAGTCAAAAAAGCTTTTACCCTTTCTTTCCAGCGAGAAAGAATTCAACCTTTTCATTATTGGAGACATAGAAAATACAGACCCCAATGCCGATTATATGGAGATCTTCGTAGATGGAGAATTAGAACAACCAAAAGGAGTGCTCATGAGGTATTACAGGTTCTTTGTTATCTATTCACCGGATGAAATGGACTTTAAATCTGCTGCGAAAATAATCAGAGATTTTGGGCAGGCAATGGTCTTAAGCGGCAAAACAAGTTGCATAGATAAAATATCCCCATATTTGAAAGATATGACAAAAGAAGAATCCAAAATGCACTTTGCAGTGCTCAAAGAGCCAAATCTGGATAACTGCAACCTTCCTGTAAGAAGGGCATCAGTCGAAGATGCCAGAGGGTTGCTTGATTTGCTGAACTCAATTGAAGAGTTTCACGTGACAGATGAAGAATCATTTAACGAATCTTTGAAAAAGGGCACCACAAGGCGGTATGTTATCGAAAAAGATGGAAAAATCGTCTCCACGGCAGCGAGCACCGCTGAGACATCTGACCTTGCGATGATCATAGGTGTTGCCACTTTAAAAGAATACAGAAACCAGGGACTCGCTTCTTGCGTTGTTTCGAAGCTCTGTTCAGACTTGCTTTCCGAAGGAAAGACCCCCTGTCTTTTTTACGACAATCCAAAAGCCGGGAAAATCTACCAGCGATTGGGGTTTCGTGAAATTGGAACATGGAAAATGCTTCGGTTTGATTGACGTCCTCCCAATCCCCTGAAGGGGA from the Kosmotoga arenicorallina S304 genome contains:
- a CDS encoding GNAT family N-acetyltransferase, which gives rise to MKKLSYNESKKLLPFLSSEKEFNLFIIGDIENTDPNADYMEIFVDGELEQPKGVLMRYYRFFVIYSPDEMDFKSAAKIIRDFGQAMVLSGKTSCIDKISPYLKDMTKEESKMHFAVLKEPNLDNCNLPVRRASVEDARGLLDLLNSIEEFHVTDEESFNESLKKGTTRRYVIEKDGKIVSTAASTAETSDLAMIIGVATLKEYRNQGLASCVVSKLCSDLLSEGKTPCLFYDNPKAGKIYQRLGFREIGTWKMLRFD